CCGTTGACTTCAGGCCGCTGGGCCGCCAGCACGTTAGGCCGCTAACTTCAGGCCGGTAGGCCGCTAGACCATCAACTTCAGTGAAATCTATTTTTGTTCATTCTCCATTCTGATTAAGCtttgtgtttatatatatgtataatataactAAATAAGTTTCTTGTGTCATTAATCCTTTTAAGGATATTTTCGCTTTACTGaaaaaactttatatgggttttAAAACGATTAAAATAAAAACGATTACATACCCAGTAATTAGGTTCTCTTGATATTTAATAAATAGTTCCTTGGATATATCTATTTATATGTAAAGACgattaaacactatttatacactataTTTTCAGCAAGCATTGTGTGTGCTGAGGGCCAGATTCCATGTGACGATAACGCTTTCTGTATTAACACGTATGATAGATGTGATGGGGTTTACCATTGCCCAGACCAGTCTGATGAATTTCCAAAATACTGTAAGGTTTCTTTATTTAGTgatataaatagaaacaaaataatgCAACTCTGCGAAAACCAACCTTATCTACAGCTTTGCGAACAGCAATGATCCGAATCCGTGCATATCCATCCGTTTATCCCCATATCCATAATTTACTTTTATCAGTTTCAGCActtgtatacaacaaataagcGAATAAAGTGGATCCAGATGAGACTCCACAGaagtgcaggttgatcttggtccaTACTTGCCACAAAGCTGTAAAGCGGTTCTTATTgattgccccatgtggttctgggacgatctgtgtatgaaaagaattggaaccactgccttacccttgcatgatcgcaAGAGGCggctaatagggtcttaacacttggttttgcagtaactctgtgattccagcaggtatgcaaattttgattccatacctcatgtttttatttcgatgtaaatgagatgtggaaccaaaatttgtagtcctgtttggcgccatataacctatactgtgttggtgcgccgtaaaacccaaataaataaatataatactaTAAGCAATGCTTACTTACAATCCTGTTTTCGTATTTATACGTTTAATGTCTTCTCTTTTTTAATTCCAATCGCTCCTGATGAGGATTTTTTATACTAAACAACCTGACCCCCCTCTCCTCTTGACTCGAATTCGGGATCTCCGAGTGGTGAGGATTTTTGTATGAAACAGCATGATGCCCGTCTGCGCATGATTCGAAGCTAGATTCCTCGAGTCTACCAAGTGAATTATGTAAGTCCGTAAACCATTTGAAAAATGATACCACGTAATCCTGTTCAGTAGattaaagaaaatacaaatatttcaagaatatttaaAGTATAAAAGATGATAATGATGCAATATCATGCTGATGCAATACTACTGATATTTCAGGCTCAGGCAGCAACAATGGTAGTGTCAGTGGTGGTAGCGGAGCAACAGGTTTGTTGTTAATTGTTGTTAGCCGGGCTGGTATTTGAATCATACCTTTCCACGACTTCTAAAGGccatacaaaaatgaaataaaatttacaaaaagatcctttgaaagcatagaacacaaccaagcaaataaaaataaaaataaataaaaataaaaacagattcggtttgattgagtcttttcacaggttgtaataaaatatgcaatgcCTTTTAGCActgacttaagcggaactctaatatacatatattgaatggactccattttTCGGGGAAAAACAGGAGATATAACAAAACTGCTAAACATCAttggaaataaaaatacaagTTCTAAGTATATCATAAGTTAGCTGAAGTATGAATTTCCACTAAACTTAAGTAAATTAACCGTTACAGTTATGAAGGATTTGAGTACTAAGATTTAGAGGTGTAGTGTGTAATGTGGATATACGGAAAAGCAATATAATAGCAATCTCTGTTCGCATTAGATTGCCAGAAAAAACCGTCTTTCCCTTGTACGATAAAATCTCTCATCATGTTTtggaatattttctttattttgtaatcgtaatcttttatcatttttgttgaaCAGATGAGCTACCACCACCGTTAATTACAGTCACGTGCGAGGAGAGCCCCTACCTTCCAGAGCCTACGACTACATCAACGACGACCACACCCGAGACTACCAGCACTACCTCTACAACTACCACAAGCACTCCTACAACatctacttcttcttcttctaccaCAAGCACGCCTACCACATCTACTACTACTTCATCAACCACAAGCACGCCTACCACATCTACTACTACTTCATCTACCACAAGCAGGCCTACCACATCAACTACCACGTATACTTCTACTTCATCTACCACAACAACGCCTTCTACGACTTCAACCACGCCTACCACAAATTCAACCACGCCTTCTACAACTTCAACAACGCCTACTACTTCAACATCCACAACAACTACGCCTACTACAACAACATCCACTACAACAACAATGCCTACCTCAACCTCTACGACCTCAACCTCTACTACAGCATCAACTTCTACTACCACGCCTTCCACAACCACAAGCCAGTCTACCACGACTAAAACCACACCAACCGAAACCACGCCAACTTCCACTCAGACTACTACCGCATCCACTCCTTCATCCAACACTACAACTACAAAAGCCACAGACTCgccaacaacaacatcatcaacaTCAACATCTACCACGACAACTCAGCCAACAACTATACAGACAACAACACCAAAGCGTAAGaattctttattctatataacatTCATCGCATTTAAATACTGCGTAATTGGGTTTGTATTAAATGAGTGGAACTACTTCTTATagacatacattttgtataatgtaatgtTAGCGTATAGTGTAATGTGTTGATTGCATCAGTCTAAGAGTACAGTGCAAGTACCGGTAAAAAGGTTTTTCTTCCTCTGCGATGCTTTATCGTACATTATAGTACCATAACTGGAATTCAAACGAATATTGTTCCTGTATCAATGTCTGAAGATACAAAGTCAGTGCACAGTTTTGTTGTGATAATGCAGTaggttcattattttttttactttaaatttttttaatatccCACAGCTAGGTGCAATATCAATTCACAATTTGAGTGCGGTAATGGTTCCTGTATTCCACTAACATGGCGATGTGACAGCCTAGAAGATTGTATTGACAAATCGGACGAGTCTGGGTGCTGTAAGTTAAAAAACGATAAAATAGCTGAGAATTAACAAATAAGGCCTTCgggtggtttgtcgtctaatttatcacggttcatagttcagatgcgcagaaattgaacTACGAGGATGTAAGCCCGAATCgtaaaatatctaagcatctgaacgatgaacatGGTAAATTAGGTGTCAAGACACAAGAAGgctttgattgttttcatttttatatgttcaTAGAAAGCTTTTGATAAAAATTAAGGTGGCTCTCATTTATCCGAGAAATAAAGCACAGGACGTCATGCTGCAATTTGACGCCATCATTGACAACAACATGGTTTCTTACCGGTCtatttatcgcagaatatacaaagcttgaccttcttctttgtttaactggcaatgcaatcaaatcgagccatgttaaaATGCATGAGTATATCATGTTCCTGTTAGGCGTTCATTAAACAATAATCTTAAAAACCTTTTGCAAAATATATCACTTCGTCAGGCTGTAACAACTGAATTTACATAtcttaatactttaaaaaataaagctAAGCCAGCGAATCACAATAGTTTTAAACTACATTGTTTCGGTTTGTCATCAAGATATTCATCGTGCAATAAGATGCTATTTTCACCGTCCGTGCCGTAGTTTCTAGTTGAAGGCACCCGCCGCCCTTAACTTGCAGCAACAAGTCAGACTGGTGGAAAATGAACTTATAAACGTTTCAGGGGATGGGGGCGTATCTGTAGCTTTTCTGTAGCTTTTCTGCGTTTATATTTTACGCATGAACTTGCAAAGACATTTTactaaactgttttatttttttaaagtaaaaaataattagCCTGTATCATTATAAATACAGCATATTTACCCGAAATCGACTTCCCGAAAGTTCCTTAATGGAACGAATCGCTATAAGCAAGTCTTGTCTTTAAATAAGTTAAATTGGACTTTTTTAATATTTGCGCTAGAAGAGAAACTCTATTCATATCTCAGATTTAACATGTTAAAATAATAGTTTAATTTATTTACTAGCAAGTTATGTATGTGGAGAAAACATGTTTCTGTGCGATGAAAGACGCACGTGCATAAAAGCCAGCGAAAGATGTGATGGAACTTATCAATGCCCCGATCTATCAGATGAGTTACCTAAATACTGTGGTAAgaatttttacaacattttaccaTTATTTATCAACATTTGAGGTCAGCAATTTATAGCGAGGGTATCAAAATGTTTCAGGAGACTGAACTTCCTTCCAACGATGATTGTGTTAAGTGTCCCTTGTTTCGAACCAATTGTATCGCACCGTTATTTATTCGAAATATTTCTTCTTCTGAACGTACCAATATGATTGCTCACGAAAGTTCTTCTATCAAACTCTGAATGAATGCATGCAGGGCAGTAAACATTCATtgattaaggtagtggacccgttcTTTTCACTCGGCTATTTCCGTGTGGTTACGATTTCTTGTTGGGTAATTCGGATCCTTCGGATGTAAAGAGATCAACGCGcacatgattttacataaaagccggagaatgccgaaatcgttTACGGAGAATACGGactttgccgattgtcattacgggtccactacctttaGCGCAATCGCCcataaataaatgagccgcaccatgagaaaaccaacataatgcatttgcgaccagcatgcatccgcgcagtctggtcagaatccatactgttcgctaacagtttctctaattgcaataggctttgaaagcgaacagcatggatcctggccagactgtgcggattcgcaggctggtctggatccatgctggtcgcaaacgcactatgttggttttctcatggtgcggctcaaatgtgcTACTTCAAAAGCTGCGAGATGCTTTGATGcataatacttatatttttaaagattcagtttttcttaaaaatatatactttcatttgcTTGAAATAGTCTTGGATTTCATaaaacttctaaaatatttcCAAACAGTTGTATTACAGATGTATCATTCGTATTATTTTCGATAGatatatttgtgtattttttgaTGATATAAAGGAAGTTTCATTTCTTCAGTTTCTtcagtttatttagttttatacaaatttcagagaaaaaaaacttgtttactttaattttcagGTAAACCAACATCAGCCCCTCTTAAAGAAGAAGACAGTTCATTAACAGGTGGGGTCTTtgttacaaatataaaacattgcgGAACGTTTACTTTGTCGAAACAATACTCGAAAAGTTATTCTAGGAAATTTCAAAAGCtctgacaatattttttatatctagaCTTTTGTTTGCTATCCTTATTAATAAATACAGCTTTTATACTTGCTACAACatctttgaaacattttgattGAAACTAAAAAGCAACACGAGACAGTTACATTAGTGCCGCCTTAccgtgttattttttttttcatatttatgatTCCTCTTTAAAATTTCAGCAGTACAATTGTACTGGAACTTAATAAGCAGTGTTTCAGAAGAATGAACATGACTGTGAAACTTTGTTTTTGCATTTGTTCCATCAGTACATTTCTATACATTATAATGATAAAGCTGCTCAAAATGATGGCCTAAGGGAGATAACTTCTGTTCTTTTTTTCAGCTATCATTGTTGGAGTTATCTGTGGCGCCTTGCTTCTGATCATGACTCTAACCTGCATCATATACTGGACCAGGTCAAGAAACTGGTGAGatcaatataaataaacaaactttACATACCATAAACAAGTCAGTCGTAAAATAACATTGCTTCAGTACTTTAAATAGACGTTTTATTACACAACTTACCACATTGCGTTACTACCACATTGCGTTCAAAGATGAAATATGAACTGTGATAAATTTGCAAATATATTGTTTTTCCCTTCCttagattattttgttttaaaaataaaacaaataactatGCAAGAAATATACATTGTCCTTTAATCAGGTACCTTACATCATTAATTAACTGTTCCTTTTTCGTTTACAGGAATAACAGGTAAGTCCTTCAAACAAATTTAACAtattagtagtagcagtagcagtattAGTAGTTGTATCATATGTTATTACAAGTGAAGCTGTGTTTAACTTATACACAAGATGTACGACTGATTTTAGTTTCACTTAAGTACTTGTGCTAATCTCATTTTCTCGAATTGATAAGAGTTTATGGTATTATGaaatatattgaatttaaaaatttgttattgAAAAACATAAACGCACATATTAAAATAGTTCGATGTTTACATGTAAAATGTGTGTGAACAGATCACCATTGTAGCTTACCCTATAGGCGCTAATTTACTATCTATTCACTATTCTGTGATATCTTTaatcattttgtgatatcattaaatgtaGGTAGTAGTATCttaaaatataatgcattttatgATATCACTTATTTTCCGGCAACATATCATTAAATGTACTTTCTAATATCATAAACTGAAATTACAGATATCACAAAATAGAATATTGGATGACTCTTAAAACGGTTTTTATATATCCCTAATAAGATTAAATGATATCCATTtctttcatatttgatataaaaaaatgcattttacgaTTGTTAAAAGATATCTCAAATTGTGCGTGTTGTACACAATAGCATAATTTTATATGTTCTGTCTTTTCTGAGATAATTATATCTAAGATATCGAAAAATACTATTATAATTTTGGCTTATCTAATCAAGATGGTAAAGGTCAtttctatatttatataatattaagatGTCCGCACTTGGCACGGAAACGAGTAGCTACGAAAGTTTCGATGTGTCCAATGGGTGGAGAAAACGTTAAAGATAATGATGTTCTGTTTGCAAACCTTTTGGAAGACAATAAATTGAATTTTAATCTTTCTAGCCCAGAAATGGTAAGTTTACAGCAAGATTTGCTGCTTCGTTCTTAGAAGCGTGTTTATAGCATaaatcgaggggtgaatgcgaaagagttctaagtgcttctttatttatatgctcTTAGAACTCTTTtgcattcacccctcgaaatatacACTTAGTTATGATTGACAGTTTAATGAGTTGgacatgttctttttttattattccttattttatttatttatttatttatttatttatttatttatttttggagaGGAGTTGTGATTAAGTGCATATACTTAAGCTAACAGTACTTCTTTCTAGTAAAGGATGATGTGTATACATTCTTCCTTCTTATGTCCTGtaagtttttttatcatttttgtgtcTACTCCATATTGATAAAGAAGTTGTTGCTAATAAGTTTACACCAGATCTGAAATGCTACAGCAGATTTTTAAGAACTATTTCTGAAGTCATGCTCACTATGCTAATAATCGCGGCTTATCAAATTTCATCTACTATTCTGAGCGGCTTTAAGTCAAAATGAGCAGCTGAAGTCTAAATGCTATATAGGTGTTGTAAAgagtaaaggttttttttttttaatttttatagttTCATATAATTCTGTTTAAGAAATGTGTTGCAGTTTTATTTTGAATGATATGAATGTTTGAATAcaagtgtaatactttaataaagAATGGATATGATACAACGGGGTTTATCTGGAGATGAGAGTGAAAGTGTTTCGGTATGAACATATCGccgctttaaaaagaaatcaacgTTGTAACGGGGGTTTACTTGCAATATCATGAAAGTACCATTTCATTATACTTTGTAAGCACCTAGTGATCAACCAAAGTTATAGTTAGTACTTTACTATTATTGCTTTTTACAGAGGTCGGTATTAGGATTTATCGACCTGCAAAAAGTGATATCGACCGAGGGCGTAACCCAAATTGCCATCACTTTTTTCATGTTGATAAATCTGCATATTGGTCAAACTGAAAGGCagcaattgttttgtttttaaaatcagaCAACTCTTAGGTTATCTGAGAAAAAAATCTTGAGATTGGTAGCGGTTGGTCATTTTTGAAATGTTCTAGTCTTGAATGACCTTAAATTGTGTATAACGTCGGCATGTTGTGACGTCAAAACGTTATGACGTCACTACAATGCGTAATCTGGCTCGTCCTACGAGTCAGTATGACTTGTCATCATTAATCATTGACTGTTAACTTAATAATTAAGAATGATCACTTGTGTATACTATAATAATACTGCATGATGTTCACGTGTGTTTCAGAGCTGATAGATATGCGATGAATCAAGAGTCAGAGAAGCCGGTTTCAACAGACAGCGCATACGCATCCCCTGCAtttcatacccctacagttcaTATTGTACCCACGACTAAAGAAGCCCCAACACATATCTGGTACCCTTCGTCGAGCCCGAAAGGCCAACTGTCAGACTTATATGTTGTAGAACAAATTGACGGAAATACCGGAgataaacattatattcagacACAGTAGCAGACGATTTAAATCATTGTTCATTATGTGTTTTTATGGTCTTGTATTGTATGATCAAAACAAATTTTGAgactttacatgtatatgttgaaGAGTTGTTAAAGCTGCTTGTCGTCCAAGAAAATAACGTGCATTATACTAACATCTTTGGTGGGTAACAGTTCTCAAATgttagttgtttacattttggTTTTTGAAGATCTGGATAATGCAGAAGTAACTAAAAGACCAGAAGTATCACGATTTATATGTCCTCGATAAATACTTGATATATTTTCTCCTGAAAATCGCAGTCAAAGCTAAAAGTGACAAATTAATGCGTAGAGTGATTTCGAGGTTTTTATATAACGTGTGATAAATAGCAAATCCAAATATCAGTTCCGGAAAGAATCGTTTATAAAAATTTCTTCATAtgtgtaaaaagtaaatttatatgCCATTTAAATGTGTAGACACAGTCATGAACATAtatcattaaattatatttttaaaagtattaatgatatatatttttaacaggAATTTGACTTGACTCTTTTATCAAGACCTTTATATCAAAGTTGTGCGTCTTAGGTTCCTGGACGGCCAAACCATTGATAGCAGTTTAGTTGATCATAGCCCGCATTGACAATTTCCTGTTAAGCAAAGGGGTACATCACATAAAGGTTTTGGGGTGGTCTGGGTAtagtttaacccttagcatgctggcggcaagtgtttctgtctatgcgaccagtgcagaccaagatcagcctacacatccgcgcagtctgatcatggtctacactgttcgctattcagtcagtaacttttcagtgaacaccccttccaataatgaatggtattggcttaattgaatgatggatcagtccattttagaaatttagcaggctgaaggttatAGAAATTGGTAACTATACCCCCAGACCACCCCAAAACCTTTATGTGATGTACCCCTTTACTGTTAGGCATATTTGCATCTTTAAGTACTTAATCTTCTGGCGGTTGATCAGAATATAagaattattattactattgAACTAATACGTACTAAATAGTATAGACCTTGTATAAAGTATTACATTGAACGCACCTTGTGTTGAATGGGTTTTTTCATCTTGTGAATTTTCATACGCTGTCTAAGGGAAATTTTTAAAGCATTGTACAGTTAGTGTCAAAGGTTAGTTAAAAAGACTTTTGAAAGTCACTGTTGATTTATGAAACTTGAACAGAGATTACaaattttaatatgtaaaattaaagCCCAAACTTTAACATACCATCACTTACATACAGAGAGATTTCGCTTTGAAGCAACAACATTTGATACTTGAAGCAGTATTGCTGTTCAGTAGCGTTTTATATGGGAAGAACTGCATCGTGCCAACCTTTATTACCTTTGCTGTGTTATGTACGTCTTTTTATCATCATCGCAGCTAAACAGTTCAAAATGCTAATTTCATGGTGATATTGCTGACATAATTTCATTCGTCATTTTAGAACTGATACGAAAAAAATCTCAGATTGTGCATCAATAATAGCAACTGCACCACGTGATCGATACGTCATTTCCGCTTTTATAAGTTTTATAGGGAGCTAAATAATATGAATTCCAGTAAATTAAAATGCCCTAGTGCGTTTCTGTTTAGTTAATCTCTTGTAGCTTCTTCTTATATAATCTTACAGCTTTTCCTGGGATTGAAACTTTTGTATCGACTTTTGATAGCACCATTCTCATCCATTAGAGGTTTGTCAAAGTCTCGAGACTAACTAGGGAACCTctgatagacctctggtatgcgagaatgaatAGCACAGAATCATAATAATCAAATATTAATGCTATAACATACTTATTGAATCGTTTGCCGGTCAATGTTCAAAAACATTTGCCGGAGGTCTAGGCAATCTATTCAGTAAGTAATTATATcataacatcagaaataaatttgatTTCCAATGTTCTCCCCTCAGTTTTTTTCACTTACACGttgaaaatatgtataaaactgTAGGCTCGTCAATAGCCTAAAATATGGACTGGCGATTTATATAAGAAGTCCTGTAATATACTGGTATATTGGACTTACTGCCCTCCACCACAGAACTATTATGATCGTTCTAATACGTTACATCATCCATTTCCGTACATAATTTAGCTTTATGAAACATCAGAAGTGTATGTAACACCAGGAAATATAAGCAATGGAAAGTACAAAACAGTTAATTCTTTTACTGGTACTTACCTTCTAACAATAacagttttgacattttctgaaTATTAATATTAGGTAATGTATAAGCGATAATAAAACTGATGGCATTAAGCTGAGAGGGAGTGTCAGTCATATAAATATTTAGAGCTTTTCCGGTGAACTTTTCTGGAAGGAAATCAAGTCCGTTTAAGTATAAAAGTGCATTGTAACaaatttgttacataaatttTTTAACACAAGCAAAAAttcgtaaaaaaaaatcttatctttaattatataatttcatCTTAAAATTTCAAAGACCCACATTCGTATCACTTgcgtttattttaattttgtatttttttttctttcttcttttgaCTTTATgtcgtaatttttttttttaatttttaggtgTGTAGAGAGGGgggaggtggggtgggggaggggggaagAATTGTTAGAGTTTTGTTTGGTTCCACTCGTACATCCTAAAACCTGAACGACAATATGAGCTTTTGGTACGTTCATGCAAGTTATTTCACTTGACAATAAGCATTGCAAACATCAAAGGTATGATGGACGAACAGAAAATAATTTTGCACCTTTTCAACTGATCCATTTAGCTATTCATCTATAAGTAATTATATACAACTATATATTGAAATGTTGCGGGTTTTAGTCCCGTGTATACACgataatatatatcaaacataGAAACTGATTTAAATAGAGAATCGTTTGCTTTGTCTCAATTTGACATACCTAGGTTTATTATGGATTGCTAGACAGGCTTTATAGTCCTCCGTGGCAGCGAAGTTAAGATAGTAGACTTCATACCACTTGCTTCTCATGGCTGTTGGTTCGATTCTTCGCTTCAGTGTGTAATTCTTCCATATTAGAAAGCCATCTGACTGGTTAACAGAAGGTCGCTGAGTCACCCAGGTGCCCGCCAGCGTCTGACATAATGCCAGTTTGGACAAGTGTTAATTATATATATCTTACTTCTATATGTCAGACGATTGTCTGACAAAAAAGTTGGACAGATAGGTCCTTCCCTATAAGACTAGAAAATTAACACATATGGTGACGTACCAGTAAGTTAACTTCTATACTGATGGAAACAGAGCAGCAGCTTGAATGGGATGAAAAGAAATGCCTTAAATTATCTAAAGAAAAAGTGAtcaaacgaaagaaaaaaaatctttttgaacaTTTGGCTGTGTAAAACCAAATTACTGACCCAT
This is a stretch of genomic DNA from Mercenaria mercenaria strain notata chromosome 4, MADL_Memer_1, whole genome shotgun sequence. It encodes these proteins:
- the LOC123551061 gene encoding integumentary mucin C.1-like isoform X2; amino-acid sequence: MGFEHLISSALIGLLCLKGVECTCSSIYPNMHSDQVATMCKNSVVQGIYLFIDVDLGNTTTLESGTACRCHIQTQRGKKLTVRSDFTGYQRSKCGTSVDFTGNAIGLNTILGTPCYSYQFGVETHTYTNISVGLRRDYEPYKSTYCVSLTLEYCSDDQHQCGDGSCIPSAEKCDNFPDCDDGSDELSCSSIVCAEGQIPCDDNAFCINTYDRCDGVYHCPDQSDEFPKYCSGSNNGSVSGGSGATDELPPPLITVTCEESPYLPEPTTTSTTTTPETTSTTSTTTTSTPTTSTSSSSTTSTPTTSTTTSSTTSTPTTSTTTSSTTSRPTTSTTTYTSTSSTTTTPSTTSTTPTTNSTTPSTTSTTPTTSTSTTTTPTTTTSTTTTMPTSTSTTSTSTTASTSTTTPSTTTSQSTTTKTTPTETTPTSTQTTTASTPSSNTTTTKATDSPTTTSSTSTSTTTTQPTTIQTTTPKPRCNINSQFECGNGSCIPLTWRCDSLEDCIDKSDESGCSSYVCGENMFLCDERRTCIKASERCDGTYQCPDLSDELPKYCGKPTSAPLKEEDSSLTAIIVGVICGALLLIMTLTCIIYWTRSRNWNNR
- the LOC123551061 gene encoding integumentary mucin C.1-like isoform X6; translated protein: MGFITLISSALIGLLCLKGVECTCSSIYPNMHSDQVATMCKNSVVQGIYLFIDVDLGNTTTLESGTACRCHIQTQRGKKLTVRSDFTGYQRSKCGTSVDFTGNAIGLNTILGTPCYSYQFGVETHTYTNISVGLRRDYEPYKSTYCVSLTLEYCSDDQHQCGDGSCIPSAEKCDNFPDCDDGSDELSCSSIVCAEGQIPCDDNAFCINTYDRCDGVYHCPDQSDEFPKYCSGSNNGSVSGGSGATDELPPPLITVTCEESPYLPEPTTTSTTTTPETTSTTSTTTTSTPTTSTSSSSTTSTPTTSTTTSSTTSTPTTSTTTSSTTSRPTTSTTTYTSTSSTTTTPSTTSTTPTTNSTTPSTTSTTPTTSTSTTTTPTTTTSTTTTMPTSTSTTSTSTTASTSTTTPSTTTSQSTTTKTTPTETTPTSTQTTTASTPSSNTTTTKATDSPTTTSSTSTSTTTTQPTTIQTTTPKPRCNINSQFECGNGSCIPLTWRCDSLEDCIDKSDESGCSSYVCGENMFLCDERRTCIKASERCDGTYQCPDLSDELPKYCGKPTSAPLKEEDSSLTAIIVGVICGALLLIMTLTCIIYWTRSRNWNNR
- the LOC123551061 gene encoding integumentary mucin C.1-like isoform X7, with the protein product MREISVTRNGVECTCSSIYPNMHSDQVATMCKNSVVQGIYLFIDVDLGNTTTLESGTACRCHIQTQRGKKLTVRSDFTGYQRSKCGTSVDFTGNAIGLNTILGTPCYSYQFGVETHTYTNISVGLRRDYEPYKSTYCVSLTLEYCSDDQHQCGDGSCIPSAEKCDNFPDCDDGSDELSCSSIVCAEGQIPCDDNAFCINTYDRCDGVYHCPDQSDEFPKYCSGSNNGSVSGGSGATDELPPPLITVTCEESPYLPEPTTTSTTTTPETTSTTSTTTTSTPTTSTSSSSTTSTPTTSTTTSSTTSTPTTSTTTSSTTSRPTTSTTTYTSTSSTTTTPSTTSTTPTTNSTTPSTTSTTPTTSTSTTTTPTTTTSTTTTMPTSTSTTSTSTTASTSTTTPSTTTSQSTTTKTTPTETTPTSTQTTTASTPSSNTTTTKATDSPTTTSSTSTSTTTTQPTTIQTTTPKPRCNINSQFECGNGSCIPLTWRCDSLEDCIDKSDESGCSSYVCGENMFLCDERRTCIKASERCDGTYQCPDLSDELPKYCGKPTSAPLKEEDSSLTAIIVGVICGALLLIMTLTCIIYWTRSRNWNNR
- the LOC123551061 gene encoding integumentary mucin C.1-like isoform X3: MGFRHLISSALIGLLCLKGVECTCSSIYPNMHSDQVATMCKNSVVQGIYLFIDVDLGNTTTLESGTACRCHIQTQRGKKLTVRSDFTGYQRSKCGTSVDFTGNAIGLNTILGTPCYSYQFGVETHTYTNISVGLRRDYEPYKSTYCVSLTLEYCSDDQHQCGDGSCIPSAEKCDNFPDCDDGSDELSCSSIVCAEGQIPCDDNAFCINTYDRCDGVYHCPDQSDEFPKYCSGSNNGSVSGGSGATDELPPPLITVTCEESPYLPEPTTTSTTTTPETTSTTSTTTTSTPTTSTSSSSTTSTPTTSTTTSSTTSTPTTSTTTSSTTSRPTTSTTTYTSTSSTTTTPSTTSTTPTTNSTTPSTTSTTPTTSTSTTTTPTTTTSTTTTMPTSTSTTSTSTTASTSTTTPSTTTSQSTTTKTTPTETTPTSTQTTTASTPSSNTTTTKATDSPTTTSSTSTSTTTTQPTTIQTTTPKPRCNINSQFECGNGSCIPLTWRCDSLEDCIDKSDESGCSSYVCGENMFLCDERRTCIKASERCDGTYQCPDLSDELPKYCGKPTSAPLKEEDSSLTAIIVGVICGALLLIMTLTCIIYWTRSRNWNNR
- the LOC123551061 gene encoding integumentary mucin C.1-like isoform X4 is translated as MGLKYFISTALIGLFCLKGVECTCSSIYPNMHSDQVATMCKNSVVQGIYLFIDVDLGNTTTLESGTACRCHIQTQRGKKLTVRSDFTGYQRSKCGTSVDFTGNAIGLNTILGTPCYSYQFGVETHTYTNISVGLRRDYEPYKSTYCVSLTLEYCSDDQHQCGDGSCIPSAEKCDNFPDCDDGSDELSCSSIVCAEGQIPCDDNAFCINTYDRCDGVYHCPDQSDEFPKYCSGSNNGSVSGGSGATDELPPPLITVTCEESPYLPEPTTTSTTTTPETTSTTSTTTTSTPTTSTSSSSTTSTPTTSTTTSSTTSTPTTSTTTSSTTSRPTTSTTTYTSTSSTTTTPSTTSTTPTTNSTTPSTTSTTPTTSTSTTTTPTTTTSTTTTMPTSTSTTSTSTTASTSTTTPSTTTSQSTTTKTTPTETTPTSTQTTTASTPSSNTTTTKATDSPTTTSSTSTSTTTTQPTTIQTTTPKPRCNINSQFECGNGSCIPLTWRCDSLEDCIDKSDESGCSSYVCGENMFLCDERRTCIKASERCDGTYQCPDLSDELPKYCGKPTSAPLKEEDSSLTAIIVGVICGALLLIMTLTCIIYWTRSRNWNNR